The genomic DNA CTGCGAGGCCTCCGCGAGCGCGGCTGCGGGCTGGAGCCGCTGCTGCGGCCGCTGGGCGAGCCCCGGCCGCCGGCGGAGCTCGGGCCGCTGCTCTGCAACCTCAGCCAGGTGCCCGAGGGGCGCCGAGCCCTCCTGGACCGCTCCCGGtgcggcggggggcggcggggggcggccggggctcGGCGGTGCCCGGCGCTCGCTGACCCCGCGCCCCCGCAGGTGCTCGGTGCAGCGGCTGCTGCCCTTCACGCGGTACCGGGACTCGGCCGGCCACCGGCGGGGCATCGTGGGCGCGCTCCGGAACTGCTGCTTCGAGCACGGTGAGggcgcccggcccggcgctgccACGGGCCCGGCGCTGCCACGGCCTGCGGCTCCCGTCTGCCGCGAGccgggggcaggcagggacCGCGCTGGCCTCAGGAGCAGCCGCAAAGCCCGGCTGCAGCACACGGAGCCCTCAGAGGGGTcccggggctggagcagctccgcCGTGGGGCCGCctgagggctgggggtgctgggcctgggcaggagaaggctccgggggCACCTCCCGGCGGGCTGCTGTGCCCGAGGGGGCCGCAGGAGAGCCGGGGGGGCCCtttgtggggctgtggggacggGAGTGACCTAGGGGGTGGCACCCTGCCCGCGGTGGGGGTGGAATtaaatggtctttaaggtccctcctAACCCAGGCCTTCCTATGACTGTGACAGGACAGGGGGGatggctttaagctaaaagagggggGTTAGAGTAGACACAGGGAAGAAATCCTCCGTGCTGGGaatggtgaggccctggccctggctgcccagaggagctgggggcccccagccctggcagtgtTAACGTCGGGCCggacggggctttgggcagcctgagGGGGTGGGAGATGTCCCCGCCCATGGCTGGGGCTGGACGGGGTGCTCTGTGAGGGGCCCTCAGACCCAAAGCGCTCCGTGGTTCTGCACAGCAGCCGCGTGGTGCTGCGCTGTGGATTGGTGACCGAGGCAGTGCTATAACACACCCGTGTCCAGCTGAGCAGCGCCCACACAGCATCCAGCTCCGCTCCATTTCTCACACTGCCCCTGCAGTGAGGAGGCCGCGGTGGGACAGAGCAGGGACAGTTGACCCCGGTGACCAGACAGATGTCCCATACCCGCGGCATCGTGCTCAGCAATGAAACTAGGGGGGGCGACAGCGAGCTGCTGAGTGATTTCATTGCTTAGTTTTTCCTACTTTCCTCCACCTATTGAGCTGTATCTTGGCCCACAAGTTCTTTTCCCCCTGTCCTGCTGGGGGGTTGAGCTGCTGGCCGGGGGCAGACCCACTGGGGCCGGGCTGGGTGCCCTGCGCTGGCTGCTGGCGGCCGCCCCTGAGCCCCGGCTGTTCCTAGAGTACCACGAGTGGCTGCTGGGCGACGAGGTCGACatcctgcccttcctgctcctgcctcttgCGGGCCCCGAGGAGTTCCCTGAGGATGAGATGGAAAGTAAGCAGGGGTCGGAGCAGGaggtgggctgggagcagggggctgccggCCGCGCACCCCCTGAGGCTGCCTCTCGCCCAGGGCTGCCCGTGGACCTGCAGTACCTGCCGCCGGACAAGCAGCGGGAGGAAGAACCCGACATCCGCAAGATGCTGCTGGAAGCCATCATGCTGGTGGGTGCCCGTCACCGCGGGGCTGAGGACAGGAGCCGCCTGCGGGCTCTACTGAGAGTGGAACGGAGGCGTCAAGCTGCAGCacgctgcctcctgcagcagccccccagcagagccccgcgcctgctccctgctcacGCCGCGGCCTCGTTTCCTTGGCAGCTCACAGCCACGAAGGCCGGCCGGCACACCGTCAGGGAGAAGGGCACCTACCTGGTCCTGCGGGAGCTGCACCGCTGGGAGCGGGAGCCTGACGTGCTGGCTGCCTGCGAGAAGCTCATTCAGGTGGGGACGGGGACCTGGCGCTCCCCTGCCTGGGGGTGCCAGACGGTcctggggtgctgtggggagggCACTGGGGGTCCTGCAGGCTGCGGCACCTCCCTGACCTTTGGAAAAGGTGCTGATCGGGGACGAGCCCGGGCCGGGGATGGAGAACCTGCTGGAGGTGAGCATCCCCGAGgaggtggagcagcagctgcagcgcctggaccgggaggaggaggagcagtgGCAGCGGCACGAGGCGCAGGAGCGGCACGAGGCGCTGTCGCAGTGACAGGGACGCTGTGCTCAGACCCCCCATGCGGACAGGACCCCCCAGGACCACAGCCCCCCAGGGCGCCCCAGgactgcagccccctgctgctggggagcggGCGTTGGGGCGCTGCCGGCTGGGCTCCCCTTGTTCAGGGCACCCCGTGCAGctcggctggggctgggcagggccccccccgTGAAATAAAGAGGTCAATAAAGAGGTGTCCGGCCCGGACCCGCCGTgcccccccacctcctgcccgCTCCCTTGGGGCCGGGGCTGATCCTCGTCCCCCCGTACCCCTGCCACGTGCCCCGCCCGCACGTGtccccgccccccgcccgcgtGACCGCCacgggggcggggccgggcggttCGTCCTCCCCTATAGGTGCGCGGCACCGCCCCGGTCACACGCGACCGCAGCCGTCACgtgcggggcgggagggggcggggcctcgaGGGGGGCGGGGCGAAGCACCCGGAAGCGGCGCCGGTGGCCGAGCGGCCCGGGCAGGTCCCGACCCGGGCCCGGTGCGGCGgtgagcggggggggggccggggtaggggggagccgagccgagcccggCTCCGCTGTCCCGGGactggggctgggcagcctcGGGGGGTCTCGCCCAGGGGAtcgggggctgggggtggggaagggggtgggggggaggcgGCTGGggggtcccggtcccggtcccggtcccgg from Cygnus atratus isolate AKBS03 ecotype Queensland, Australia unplaced genomic scaffold, CAtr_DNAZoo_HiC_assembly HiC_scaffold_199, whole genome shotgun sequence includes the following:
- the HGH1 gene encoding protein HGH1 homolog; amino-acid sequence: MAEALSELAALLGPAAGTGPAAAAARAGAAAAALSLSGSGEGRRLLAAHPAALAALLELAAGPCPAAGGAARRCLVNVAAEAAARGPLLAALPALLGLLPAGPACGALANLCREPGGARRVLRGLRERGCGLEPLLRPLGEPRPPAELGPLLCNLSQVPEGRRALLDRSRCSVQRLLPFTRYRDSAGHRRGIVGALRNCCFEHEYHEWLLGDEVDILPFLLLPLAGPEEFPEDEMERLPVDLQYLPPDKQREEEPDIRKMLLEAIMLLTATKAGRHTVREKGTYLVLRELHRWEREPDVLAACEKLIQVLIGDEPGPGMENLLEVSIPEEVEQQLQRLDREEEEQWQRHEAQERHEALSQ